The following coding sequences are from one Culex quinquefasciatus strain JHB chromosome 1, VPISU_Cqui_1.0_pri_paternal, whole genome shotgun sequence window:
- the LOC6054639 gene encoding myophilin: protein MAPRNKQQEQEVLDWIAGVLGEKLPPGAYEDVLKDGVVLCKLANKLAPGSIKKIQERGTNFQLMENVQRFQAAIKKYGVPEEEIFQTADLFERRNIPQVTLCLYSLGRITQKHPEYTGPSLGPKMADKNERTFTEEQLRANEGQLNLQMGFNKGASQSGHGGFGNTRHM from the exons ATGGCG CCCCGCAACAAGCAACAGGAACAGGAAGTGCTCGACTGGATCGCGGGCGTGCTCGGTGAGAAGCTGCCCCCAGGTGCCTACGAGGACGTCCTCAAGGACGGTGTGGTGCTGTGCAAGCTGGCCAACAAGCTGGCCCCTGGCTCCATTAAAAAGATCCAGGAACGGGGCACCAACTTCCAGCTGATGGAGAACGTCCAGCGGTTCCAGGCCGCCATCAAGAAGTACGGCGTCCCCGAGGAGGAAATCTTCCAGACGGCGGACCTGTTCGAGCGGCGCAACATTCCCCAGGTCACGCTGTGCCTGTACTCGCTGGGACGGATT ACCCAAAAACACCCGGAATACACCGGCCCCTCGCTGGGCCCCAAGATGGCGGACAAGAACGAGCGGACCTTCACCGAGGAGCAGCTGCGCGCGAACGAGGGCCAGCTGAACCTGCAGATGGGCTTCAACAAGGGCGCCTCCCAGTCCGGCCACGGCGGCTTCGGCAATACGCGCCACATGTAA